From a region of the Candidatus Sulfotelmatobacter sp. genome:
- a CDS encoding GerMN domain-containing protein → MRASRALALIALFFVAVAAAWWATHRTTTPGVGDAVTVYYAKTDGTTLVPWRVSLGSARDRSSVAFYAATQCLAGPPPSVEAVRFPAGTRVRSLDLDGTTADVDLSREVDSSAEGGFVEAAEFKALVWTLTQPGLGIDAVRVRVEGSRIATLPGGHLELDEPLSRSSF, encoded by the coding sequence ATGCGAGCGTCGCGCGCCTTGGCGCTGATCGCCCTGTTCTTCGTTGCCGTGGCGGCGGCGTGGTGGGCGACCCACCGTACGACCACGCCGGGTGTCGGCGACGCGGTGACGGTGTATTACGCGAAAACGGACGGCACGACGCTCGTGCCGTGGCGCGTCTCGCTCGGCTCGGCCCGCGACCGGTCGAGCGTCGCCTTCTACGCCGCCACCCAGTGCCTCGCCGGTCCGCCGCCGAGCGTGGAAGCCGTGCGCTTCCCGGCCGGCACGCGCGTGCGCAGCCTCGACCTCGACGGGACGACGGCCGACGTCGACCTCTCGCGCGAAGTCGACAGCTCCGCCGAGGGCGGCTTCGTCGAGGCGGCGGAGTTCAAAGCACTCGTCTGGACCCTCACGCAGCCCGGGCTCGGCATCGACGCCGTGCGCGTGCGCGTCGAGGGTTCCCGCATCGCGACGCTTCCCGGAGGGCACCTCGAGCTCGATGAACCACTCTCGCGCTCGTCTTTCTGA
- the murI gene encoding glutamate racemase, with product MIGLYDSGLGGLTVLRALRGAGVDQDVVYFADQAHVPYGDRTDAQILGYLSENLALLAELDVAAVVTACNTSCAIAQRAGWPATAFPVLDIVATAGASFAGSPLRKIGVVATAATVRSGAYGRAIRAAAPHAEVVELAAPPLVPLVERGAADSDAARDAVAAVVAALPDDLDALVYGCTHYPLLDAWFAGALGPNVARIDPAHAQAAATNALVARLGLPAGNGTTTYYTNGDPVAFEASVRRWTGDLTGRVAGLVAR from the coding sequence GTGATCGGTCTCTACGACTCGGGGCTGGGCGGCTTGACCGTCCTGCGCGCGCTACGCGGTGCCGGCGTCGACCAGGACGTCGTCTACTTCGCCGACCAGGCCCACGTCCCGTACGGCGACCGCACCGACGCGCAGATCCTCGGGTACCTGAGCGAGAACCTCGCGCTGTTGGCCGAGCTGGACGTGGCGGCGGTGGTGACGGCCTGCAACACCAGCTGCGCGATCGCGCAGCGCGCCGGCTGGCCGGCGACGGCGTTCCCGGTGCTCGACATCGTGGCGACCGCCGGCGCCTCGTTCGCGGGCTCGCCGCTGCGCAAGATCGGCGTCGTCGCGACCGCCGCCACCGTGCGCAGCGGCGCCTACGGCCGCGCGATCCGCGCCGCCGCTCCGCACGCCGAGGTCGTCGAGCTGGCCGCGCCGCCGCTGGTACCGCTGGTCGAACGTGGTGCCGCGGACAGCGATGCGGCGCGCGACGCCGTCGCGGCCGTCGTCGCCGCGCTGCCGGACGACCTCGACGCGCTCGTCTACGGCTGCACGCACTACCCGCTGCTCGACGCCTGGTTCGCGGGCGCGCTCGGCCCGAACGTCGCCCGCATCGACCCCGCGCACGCGCAAGCCGCTGCGACGAACGCGCTCGTCGCGCGGCTGGGTCTGCCGGCGGGCAACGGAACGACGACCTACTACACCAACGGCGATCCGGTCGCGTTCGAAGCATCGGTGCGCCGCTGGACCGGCGATCTGACCGGACGCGTGGCAGGCCTGGTCGCTCGTTAG
- a CDS encoding aldo/keto reductase has translation MSTITIPRRTLGRLETSALGLGCMGISFAYGPPAEESGTQAIHRALDLGITMIDTAEIYGPFRNEEVVGAAIAGRRDQVQLATKFGFSFKDGKRIDGADSSPANAKRALEGSLKRLNVDYVDLWYQHRVDPKVPIEETVGAMAEAVQSGKVRFIGLSEASAATIRRAHAVHPITAVQSEYSLWTRGVEDEVLPTLAELGIGFVPYSPLGRGFLTGTVTADSLDASDFRHTNPRFIGDAAANNAKLVEIVKAVAAKHGATPAQIALAWVLSRNEHFVPIPGTTKPARVEENAGALQIALDADDLAQLDAIASKVKGDRYNEAGRALIEAEQLSL, from the coding sequence ATGAGCACGATCACCATTCCGCGCCGCACGCTCGGGCGGCTCGAGACGTCCGCGCTCGGGCTGGGCTGCATGGGCATCTCGTTCGCCTACGGCCCGCCGGCCGAAGAGTCGGGGACGCAAGCGATCCACCGTGCGCTCGATCTGGGCATCACCATGATCGACACGGCCGAGATCTACGGCCCGTTCCGCAACGAGGAAGTCGTCGGCGCCGCCATCGCCGGCCGCCGCGACCAGGTGCAGCTGGCGACGAAATTCGGTTTCTCGTTCAAGGACGGCAAGCGCATCGACGGCGCCGACAGCTCGCCGGCGAACGCCAAGCGCGCGCTCGAAGGTTCGCTCAAACGGCTGAACGTCGACTACGTCGACCTGTGGTACCAGCACCGCGTCGATCCCAAGGTGCCGATCGAGGAGACCGTCGGCGCGATGGCCGAGGCGGTGCAGTCCGGCAAGGTCCGCTTCATCGGCCTCTCGGAAGCCTCGGCCGCGACGATCCGGCGCGCGCACGCGGTCCATCCGATCACCGCGGTGCAGAGCGAGTACTCGCTGTGGACGCGCGGCGTCGAAGACGAGGTGCTGCCGACGCTGGCGGAGCTGGGCATCGGCTTCGTCCCCTACTCCCCGCTGGGCCGCGGCTTCCTCACCGGTACGGTGACGGCCGACTCGCTCGACGCGAGCGATTTCCGCCACACCAACCCGCGCTTCATCGGCGACGCCGCGGCGAACAACGCGAAGCTGGTCGAGATCGTCAAAGCCGTCGCGGCGAAGCACGGCGCGACGCCGGCGCAGATCGCGCTCGCCTGGGTGCTCTCGCGCAACGAGCACTTCGTCCCGATCCCCGGCACCACCAAGCCCGCCCGCGTCGAAGAGAACGCCGGCGCGCTGCAGATCGCGCTCGACGCCGACGACCTCGCCCAGCTCGACGCGATCGCGAGCAAGGTCAAGGGCGACCGCTACAACGAGGCCGGCCGCGCCCTGATCGAGGCCGAGCAGCTCAGTCTCTAG
- a CDS encoding diguanylate cyclase encodes MGPATESGPDGSHSESSRRAYLTRTVAHVLAADVPLDELWSRCAVPLALLADARRVVVILSDGDDERVVHDSTPDEPADPGALVVPIRFAMQTLGTLRFEGVRDPANPVLVSLLDSCALFVGARLHHEGTLRNTRRYAELAFTDALTGLANRRRFDEALALEWTRALRERSPLTVLIADLDHFKAYNDTYGHAAGDLCLRQVGGRLGACVQRPADLAARYGGEEFVALLPDTDLKGGIALGERLRTELASLTLVHAGSSLGRVSASIGVASIVPDSSIGAEQLLRRADEALYRAKRGGRDRVVAGTYVSDAAGARRERTAVPNNLPIELTRMIGRRSEIAAVRTLVEDRRLVTVVGAGGTGKTRVALHAATELAERFTDGAWFVDLAPLADPALVGTTIGEVFGIPLAPDPSAIPTLVEALAGRRALLVLDNCEHLIGAAADAAAALLRGRPEIAILATSREPLGIAGETLYRLPPLDAHDAAELFVDRARAATPSFTLSAGDDALVEDICRRLDGIALAIELAASQVGVLGLAAMAERLRARFRFLTGGDRSALPRHQTVRALFDWSYDLLAPAEAAVLRRLSVFAGGFDLEAACAVCEDDVADTLTALVRKSLVEDIGLAQRRYRLLESTREYAREQLLASGERDQTARRHANAVLDVARAGAAIYRTTPADAWIAARRPDLDNYREALEWSLGEGNEPVLGAQIATALRSFFDDVAPAEGAQWYERALVALGEGEPALQAQLLMALHSGRRDRPATTIRASLERAVAICRELGDDALLAEATRMLAQIIGWYFRAERELADAYAQESIALARKLGDPYQLAVSLRTRGLTIDIADFPAKRAALEEAIVLLERLGNMRMVGSALTWLSEMEFSAGDEARALTLGREALRAAEQTGSTALDMNASSNLALYAAAQGDWELARRMAERALQRAREARDPEHLTWSVQALAIIAAGRYDPGRAARLLGFCATRAGIVHAPRQADQSEDLTYRRLAQRLCETLGEDGYRFELAIGGQYGEDEAIAEGLAG; translated from the coding sequence ATGGGACCGGCCACGGAGTCAGGGCCGGACGGGTCGCACTCCGAGTCGTCGCGCCGCGCGTATCTGACTCGTACCGTCGCGCACGTCCTGGCCGCCGACGTACCGCTCGACGAGTTGTGGTCGCGCTGCGCCGTGCCGCTGGCACTCTTGGCTGACGCCCGGCGCGTCGTCGTCATTCTGTCCGACGGCGACGACGAACGGGTCGTGCACGACTCGACGCCCGACGAGCCGGCCGATCCCGGGGCCCTGGTCGTCCCGATCCGCTTCGCCATGCAGACACTGGGGACGCTGCGTTTCGAGGGCGTCCGCGACCCGGCGAATCCGGTGCTGGTCTCGCTGCTCGACTCGTGCGCGCTGTTCGTCGGGGCGCGGCTGCACCACGAGGGGACGCTGCGCAACACGCGGCGCTACGCCGAGCTGGCCTTCACCGACGCGCTGACGGGGCTCGCCAACCGGCGCCGTTTCGACGAAGCGCTGGCACTCGAGTGGACGCGCGCGCTGCGCGAGCGCTCGCCGCTGACGGTGCTGATCGCCGACCTCGACCACTTCAAGGCCTACAACGACACCTACGGCCACGCCGCCGGGGATCTGTGCTTGCGCCAGGTCGGCGGGCGGCTCGGGGCGTGCGTGCAGCGGCCGGCCGATCTGGCCGCGCGATACGGCGGCGAAGAGTTCGTCGCGCTCTTGCCGGACACGGATCTCAAAGGCGGGATCGCGCTCGGCGAACGCTTGCGCACCGAACTGGCGAGTCTCACGCTGGTCCACGCCGGCTCGTCGCTGGGCCGCGTGTCGGCCAGCATCGGGGTCGCTTCGATCGTCCCGGACAGCTCGATCGGGGCCGAGCAGCTCTTGCGCCGCGCCGACGAAGCGCTCTATCGCGCGAAGCGCGGCGGCCGCGACCGCGTCGTCGCCGGTACCTACGTCTCCGACGCCGCCGGCGCGCGGCGCGAGCGCACCGCCGTCCCCAACAACCTGCCGATCGAGCTGACGCGGATGATCGGCCGGCGCAGCGAGATCGCGGCGGTGCGCACGCTGGTCGAAGACCGCCGACTGGTGACCGTCGTCGGCGCGGGCGGGACGGGCAAGACGCGCGTCGCGCTCCACGCCGCGACCGAGCTGGCAGAGCGGTTCACCGACGGCGCGTGGTTCGTCGACCTGGCGCCGCTGGCCGATCCGGCACTGGTCGGCACGACGATCGGTGAGGTCTTCGGCATTCCGCTGGCGCCCGATCCGAGCGCGATCCCGACGCTGGTCGAGGCGCTGGCCGGGCGGCGCGCGCTGCTGGTGCTCGACAACTGCGAGCACCTCATCGGTGCGGCCGCCGACGCCGCCGCGGCGCTGCTGCGCGGGCGGCCGGAGATCGCGATCCTGGCCACCAGCCGCGAGCCGCTCGGGATCGCGGGCGAGACCCTCTACCGTCTGCCGCCCCTCGACGCGCACGATGCCGCCGAGCTGTTCGTCGATCGCGCGCGCGCGGCCACGCCGAGCTTCACGCTGAGCGCCGGCGACGACGCGCTGGTCGAGGACATCTGCCGCCGGCTCGACGGGATCGCGCTGGCGATCGAGCTGGCGGCCTCGCAGGTCGGCGTGCTGGGCCTGGCCGCGATGGCCGAGCGGCTGCGCGCGCGCTTCCGGTTCCTGACCGGCGGCGACCGCAGCGCGCTGCCGCGCCACCAGACGGTGCGCGCGCTGTTCGATTGGAGCTACGATCTGCTCGCGCCGGCCGAGGCGGCGGTGCTGCGACGGCTGTCGGTCTTCGCCGGCGGGTTCGACCTCGAAGCCGCCTGCGCGGTGTGCGAAGACGACGTCGCCGACACGCTGACCGCGCTGGTGCGCAAGTCGCTGGTCGAAGACATCGGCCTGGCGCAGCGGCGCTACCGGCTGCTCGAGTCGACGCGCGAGTACGCGCGCGAGCAGCTGCTGGCCTCGGGCGAGCGCGACCAGACCGCGCGGCGCCATGCGAACGCGGTGCTCGACGTCGCGCGCGCGGGGGCGGCGATCTATCGGACGACGCCGGCCGACGCGTGGATCGCCGCGCGGCGTCCCGACCTGGACAACTACCGCGAGGCGCTGGAGTGGTCGCTCGGCGAGGGCAACGAGCCGGTCCTGGGCGCGCAGATCGCGACCGCGCTGCGCTCGTTCTTCGACGACGTCGCGCCCGCCGAGGGCGCGCAATGGTACGAGCGCGCGTTGGTCGCGCTCGGCGAGGGCGAGCCGGCGCTGCAAGCGCAGCTGCTGATGGCGCTGCACTCCGGCCGGCGCGACCGTCCGGCGACCACGATTCGCGCCTCGCTCGAACGTGCGGTCGCGATCTGCCGCGAGCTGGGCGACGACGCCCTGCTGGCCGAGGCGACGCGCATGCTGGCGCAGATCATCGGCTGGTACTTTCGGGCCGAGCGCGAGCTGGCCGACGCGTACGCGCAAGAGTCGATCGCGCTGGCGCGCAAGCTGGGCGATCCGTATCAGCTGGCGGTCTCGCTGCGCACGCGCGGGCTGACCATCGACATCGCCGATTTTCCCGCCAAGCGGGCCGCGCTCGAGGAGGCGATCGTCTTGCTCGAGCGGCTCGGCAACATGCGGATGGTCGGTTCGGCGCTGACGTGGCTGAGCGAGATGGAGTTCTCGGCCGGCGACGAGGCGCGCGCGCTGACGCTAGGCCGCGAAGCGCTGCGCGCCGCCGAGCAGACCGGTTCGACCGCGCTCGACATGAACGCGTCCTCGAACCTCGCCCTCTACGCCGCCGCGCAGGGCGATTGGGAGCTGGCGCGCCGGATGGCCGAGCGGGCGCTGCAACGGGCCCGCGAGGCGCGCGATCCCGAGCACCTGACCTGGTCGGTCCAGGCGCTGGCGATCATCGCGGCCGGGCGGTACGATCCGGGCCGCGCCGCGCGCTTGCTGGGCTTCTGCGCGACGCGGGCGGGGATCGTCCACGCGCCGCGGCAAGCCGACCAGAGCGAAGACCTCACCTATCGGCGGCTGGCACAGCGGCTGTGCGAGACGCTTGGTGAGGACGGCTACCGGTTCGAGCTCGCGATCGGCGGTCAGTACGGCGAGGACGAGGCCATCGCCGAGGGGTTGGCCGGCTAG
- a CDS encoding N-acetylmuramoyl-L-alanine amidase produces MNHSRARLSDRVLAALACAVLAFSIAPPARAQQTQPLWFQGTQLILARAIPLDDDLAVPTRDPGMQRFLQRLGATVSYDPQQKYVVVTAQDRRTIVFTVGDAAYTVGGVRARAPFAPHADGDDVDLPFFTLARALYVDPVPGEGETVLQPRIGALEVRTDGGRTTVTVRAAMPLVTSSQSDTPEQLQLAFVGQGSAVGPLQSALGPAVRAVDVGVGGSARVPTTTLTIVGAPGSTHRILQGSTPATLTVVFDAAGGAGGVFSRTPPTPPPLGTEPATEPGTDQTPSSSYPQTPPTAAPPLVAGRATVTDLQITPGADDALTVQVALSGAVSYTWHRLADHRWYVDLANTTLTGPGRNEQPSFGAVQSVRVAQIGSDDAPAVRIAFSLSGDQQIDLAPVATGLAITVETATTTDVARSGGGRTGGAPLVASAVPTGSPPSEMMNPDGTWKYGAAASPTPAPAPVAPYAPVVFGNGSRIIVIDPGHGGEDHGTEHNGLTEKTLTLEIADRLKTLLIAQGWTVRMTRDTDIDPVSQANLVKMRADGLPNPTDRAYLQTRCDVANDVNARLFISIHVNSAPIVSARGTTFFWYKPQDLPFAQALEKSVIAAAGTPDDGTRHANFYVIRHTTMPAVLIETAFITNPEDVALLRESSFLQHVAQGIASGVRSFAGSQQQSSLSAPQ; encoded by the coding sequence ATGAACCACTCTCGCGCTCGTCTTTCTGATCGCGTTCTCGCCGCGCTGGCGTGCGCGGTGCTCGCGTTCTCGATCGCGCCGCCGGCGCGCGCGCAGCAGACGCAACCACTCTGGTTCCAAGGGACCCAGCTGATCCTCGCGCGGGCGATTCCGCTCGACGACGACCTCGCGGTCCCTACCCGCGACCCGGGGATGCAACGCTTCCTCCAACGGCTCGGCGCGACGGTCTCGTACGACCCGCAACAGAAGTACGTCGTCGTCACCGCTCAGGACCGGCGCACGATCGTGTTCACGGTCGGCGACGCCGCCTACACGGTCGGCGGCGTGCGGGCGCGCGCACCGTTCGCGCCGCACGCCGACGGCGACGACGTCGATCTGCCGTTCTTCACGCTGGCGCGCGCGCTGTACGTCGACCCCGTGCCCGGCGAGGGTGAGACCGTCTTGCAGCCGCGCATCGGCGCGCTCGAGGTGCGCACCGACGGCGGCCGCACGACGGTGACCGTGCGCGCGGCGATGCCGCTGGTCACCAGCAGTCAGAGCGACACGCCCGAGCAGCTGCAGCTGGCGTTCGTCGGCCAGGGCAGCGCGGTCGGGCCGCTGCAGAGCGCGCTCGGCCCCGCCGTCCGCGCCGTCGACGTCGGCGTCGGCGGCTCGGCCCGCGTGCCGACCACGACGCTGACGATCGTCGGCGCGCCGGGTTCGACGCACCGCATCCTGCAAGGCTCGACGCCGGCGACGCTGACCGTCGTGTTCGACGCCGCCGGCGGCGCGGGCGGCGTGTTCTCACGCACGCCGCCGACGCCGCCGCCGCTGGGCACCGAACCCGCCACCGAACCCGGTACGGACCAGACGCCCTCGTCGAGCTATCCGCAGACGCCGCCGACGGCGGCGCCGCCCCTGGTCGCCGGCCGTGCGACGGTCACCGACCTGCAGATCACGCCCGGTGCCGACGATGCGCTCACGGTGCAGGTCGCGCTCAGCGGCGCGGTCTCGTACACCTGGCACCGCTTGGCCGACCATCGCTGGTACGTCGACCTCGCCAACACGACGCTGACCGGACCGGGACGCAACGAGCAGCCGTCCTTCGGTGCGGTGCAGTCGGTGCGGGTCGCGCAGATCGGCAGCGACGATGCGCCCGCGGTGCGCATCGCCTTCTCGCTCAGCGGCGACCAGCAGATCGATCTCGCCCCGGTCGCCACCGGCCTCGCCATCACGGTCGAGACGGCCACCACGACCGACGTGGCGCGCAGCGGCGGCGGTCGCACCGGCGGCGCGCCGCTGGTCGCCAGCGCCGTGCCGACCGGTTCGCCGCCCAGCGAGATGATGAACCCCGACGGCACCTGGAAGTACGGCGCGGCGGCGTCGCCGACACCGGCGCCGGCGCCGGTGGCCCCGTACGCGCCGGTGGTCTTCGGCAACGGCTCGCGCATCATCGTCATTGATCCCGGGCACGGCGGCGAGGACCACGGCACCGAGCACAACGGCCTGACCGAGAAAACCCTGACCCTCGAGATCGCCGACCGGCTCAAGACGCTGCTGATCGCGCAGGGCTGGACCGTGCGCATGACGCGCGACACCGACATCGACCCGGTCAGCCAGGCGAACTTGGTCAAGATGCGCGCCGACGGCCTGCCCAACCCGACCGATCGCGCCTACCTGCAGACCCGCTGCGACGTCGCCAACGACGTGAACGCGCGCTTGTTCATCAGCATCCACGTCAACAGCGCGCCGATCGTCAGCGCGCGCGGCACGACCTTCTTCTGGTACAAGCCGCAGGATCTGCCCTTCGCCCAGGCGCTCGAGAAGAGCGTCATCGCCGCCGCCGGCACGCCCGACGACGGCACCCGACACGCGAACTTCTACGTGATCAGACATACGACGATGCCCGCCGTGCTGATCGAGACGGCCTTCATCACCAACCCCGAGGACGTCGCGCTGTTGCGCGAGTCGTCGTTCTTGCAGCACGTCGCGCAAGGGATCGCCAGCGGCGTGCGCAGCTTCGCCGGCTCGCAGCAGCAGAGCTCGCTGAGCGCGCCGCAGTGA
- the infA gene encoding translation initiation factor IF-1, producing MSLACRAATASNEGAPIPPPRRKGGGGKRRRRAPLEQSAPKEDTLSLVGRVIETFPSSTFKVELENGHTILASLAGRLRRFRIRITPGDDVDVELSPYDLTRGRITYRRQGRNAT from the coding sequence GTGTCTCTTGCCTGCAGAGCAGCTACCGCTAGTAACGAAGGAGCTCCCATTCCCCCTCCGCGCAGAAAGGGAGGCGGCGGCAAACGCCGGCGCCGCGCCCCGCTCGAACAATCCGCCCCGAAAGAAGACACGCTGAGCCTGGTCGGCCGCGTGATCGAAACGTTCCCCAGCTCGACGTTCAAGGTCGAGCTCGAAAACGGTCACACGATCCTCGCCAGCCTGGCCGGCCGGCTCCGCCGCTTTCGCATCCGCATCACCCCGGGTGACGACGTCGACGTCGAGCTCTCGCCGTACGATCTGACGCGCGGCCGCATCACATATCGCCGACAGGGGCGTAACGCGACGTAG